From Oceanipulchritudo coccoides, the proteins below share one genomic window:
- the trpA gene encoding tryptophan synthase subunit alpha — protein MNRIQHAFDSAKAENRAVFVAYVCAGDPDLESSLAVCCTLIEKGTDILELGVPFSDPLADGLTNQLAAERALASGMDQQKVFELIRRIREFSEVPIVLYTYYNLVFSQGLEAYAGQVSSAGADGVLTLDLPPEEAGEFEQVCDKAGVKTVYIIAPTTPEDRIRMICQHVTGFLYYVSQEGVTGERSEIATNLAEKLQLIQKHATQPVVVGFGISQPHHVRTVAAVADGVVVGSALVNCIAHNLGDQEAILSELGSKMEALRPGLVKE, from the coding sequence ATGAACCGCATCCAACACGCATTTGATTCAGCCAAAGCCGAAAACCGGGCCGTTTTTGTCGCCTATGTCTGCGCTGGCGATCCCGACCTCGAATCCTCCCTGGCAGTCTGCTGCACCTTGATTGAGAAGGGTACAGACATTCTCGAGCTGGGAGTGCCGTTTTCCGATCCCTTGGCTGACGGCTTGACCAATCAACTGGCTGCCGAGCGTGCCCTGGCCTCGGGAATGGACCAGCAGAAGGTCTTCGAGCTGATCCGCAGAATCCGTGAATTCTCGGAGGTTCCGATTGTTCTCTACACTTACTACAACCTTGTCTTCTCACAGGGCCTGGAGGCCTACGCGGGGCAGGTCTCTTCTGCCGGGGCAGACGGCGTCCTGACGCTTGACCTGCCGCCTGAGGAAGCTGGCGAATTTGAACAAGTGTGTGATAAAGCCGGTGTTAAGACAGTTTACATCATCGCGCCCACGACCCCTGAAGACCGAATTCGCATGATCTGCCAGCACGTGACCGGATTCCTGTACTACGTCAGCCAGGAAGGGGTCACCGGGGAACGCAGCGAGATTGCAACCAATCTTGCCGAAAAACTCCAGCTCATCCAAAAACACGCCACACAGCCCGTTGTAGTCGGGTTTGGCATTTCCCAGCCGCATCATGTCCGGACCGTGGCAGCCGTCGCCGACGGCGTGGTTGTCGGGAGCGCATTGGTCAATTGTATTGCCCATAATCTGGGTGACCAGGAGGCTATTTTATCCGAATTGGGGAGCAAGATGGAAGCCCTCCGTCCGGGCCTCGTAAAAGAGTAG
- the ykgO gene encoding type B 50S ribosomal protein L36, with amino-acid sequence MKVASSIKSLKTRHPDCQVVRRRGRLYVICKTNPRFKARQG; translated from the coding sequence ATGAAAGTAGCTTCTTCAATCAAGTCTTTGAAAACCCGTCACCCGGATTGCCAGGTGGTTCGCCGCCGCGGCCGTCTCTACGTGATTTGTAAAACCAACCCGCGCTTCAAGGCGCGTCAGGGCTAA
- a CDS encoding type B 50S ribosomal protein L31: MKPEIHPKSHPVCFRDVSSGKNFLTQSTMKSDRKETIDGIEYDVVVRDITMDSHPVYTGEKRFVDSAGRVEKFQNKFRRKR, from the coding sequence ATGAAGCCAGAAATTCATCCGAAATCTCATCCCGTTTGCTTCCGCGACGTTTCCAGCGGAAAAAACTTCCTCACCCAGTCCACTATGAAGTCGGATCGGAAGGAAACCATCGATGGCATCGAATATGATGTTGTTGTCCGGGATATTACCATGGATTCACACCCGGTCTACACCGGCGAAAAACGCTTTGTCGACTCCGCCGGCCGCGTTGAGAAATTCCAGAACAAGTTCCGCCGCAAGCGCTAG
- a CDS encoding carbohydrate binding domain-containing protein produces MKVSIKITLTILIGTLGLSTALKGEELLTNPSFEDEISNYDKQGWDARGPQAISLERVKDPVKEGDYALLVDGRSGPKWEGVKQAVKLEMGKTYRISGSIRLGKGEKADKGAVQLIKSYGPGKTEFQDIFRSKLNASEYTTFTETFSIEGKQPEELFISIHGMGGGKSFIIDGFSLQEID; encoded by the coding sequence ATGAAAGTATCGATAAAGATTACCCTAACCATCCTGATTGGCACGCTCGGACTCTCAACGGCGCTGAAAGGCGAAGAGCTCCTGACGAACCCTAGTTTCGAGGATGAAATTTCAAATTATGACAAGCAAGGCTGGGATGCCCGCGGCCCTCAAGCGATAAGCCTGGAACGGGTCAAGGACCCGGTGAAAGAGGGGGATTACGCGCTGCTTGTCGATGGCCGGAGTGGCCCCAAGTGGGAAGGCGTCAAGCAGGCGGTGAAATTGGAGATGGGTAAAACCTACCGGATTTCAGGATCCATTCGCCTTGGGAAGGGTGAAAAAGCCGACAAGGGAGCGGTGCAGTTGATCAAATCCTATGGGCCGGGGAAAACCGAGTTTCAGGACATTTTCCGCAGCAAGCTCAACGCGAGCGAATACACGACCTTCACGGAAACCTTCTCGATAGAGGGAAAGCAACCCGAGGAACTCTTCATTTCCATCCACGGGATGGGCGGCGGAAAATCGTTTATCATCGACGGATTCAGCCTTCAGGAGATCGATTAA
- a CDS encoding carbohydrate binding domain-containing protein yields the protein MKTRILLPALSLVFAITIQAENLFLNPGFEDGNVIPSNNVDWNRRGDTVTLTRVASPVQEGAFALFVSDRNAAQPWNGVVHSLDLIPGQIYRLSGYARLASGGPEPFKVQVIKDGIGATPVNLIEFPIDGSTWSFFDIYFSIDGPFETTVVSFSGPTGGVAFLIDNLSLEESPTLLANPGFESDIGLVDWVERGGTTLTQITSPVSEGTKALEVTGRNAGFDGVKQGLYNVLSQDKLYRVTGDLRMSAGESPDAIKVQLIKNGNGGAPVTLETVNVTDAAYTPFSASFSFGSEVTSNLELTVGGLSSTTASFILDNFSIAEEPLDLLVNADFEDGTSGWAKRGSPTFTAVTSPVSSGLFAVQLTNRTAGFHSIAQDITGVTSPGLTYRLSGDLRMNAGESTDSVKIQLIVNGNGGAPVNIATVGAGDSAFTSFTTTFSVDAFSTLQLSVGAVTSASLVEGVGVLKGFTVDNFSLELVSTLLVNPGFEYPINSLAGTGWDPRGITGSELILVTSPITEGDNALQVISRTATFHGVLQNLLGTLQADTNYRISGDVRLVGSSSDAVQVQLIKDIGAGNIFQTIASTTATDTGWSSFSNTFSFSDTGLTKLDLSIHGPAAGVDLIIDNVVLERVPELVNPSFETAPVVADGIGWEQRGSSVTLSQVSSPTPDDGSFAILVAGRTPGEAFNGVKQSLLPITKPNTLYRISGKVQMGAGEADDLIRVQLIKDDGSGQVLDTLYTFSTATSGSWQEFIALFSYPETGLSILDLSIHGPANVSVPDSPNLATFLVDNCVLEEVTPAFPIENPSFEDVVVPATGSNPGWSNRGGTVTLTQVASPTPTNGSSALQVGGRTATFNGIKYANLNLDPGMTYQITGDVRMATGESADTIAIQGIGTEEDGVSYFGANTLVSVSDAEWTSFSKVFTVPTNLHLFEISIHGPAIGADFIVDNINLFVASTTYDSFAGFIAEDPLFPYTSETAILNFAGPGYDFDKDGLSNFFEYVFGYDPLVADAPGGVNSFLVDNSFTVGTNRILSWTIPVRDGITDLFADIEQSSDLSGWGPVTEIPVIIEGAANNGIIETTVEATLIGPHPDKEFYRFNVDQAP from the coding sequence ATGAAAACTCGTATACTACTGCCTGCCCTCAGTCTTGTTTTTGCCATCACAATACAAGCTGAGAACTTATTTCTAAATCCTGGTTTTGAGGACGGAAATGTTATCCCCTCTAACAACGTCGATTGGAACCGTCGTGGCGACACGGTCACCTTGACCCGTGTGGCCTCTCCCGTACAGGAAGGTGCATTCGCCCTGTTTGTATCTGACAGGAATGCGGCCCAGCCTTGGAACGGGGTTGTGCATTCACTGGATTTGATTCCCGGGCAAATCTATCGACTTTCTGGTTATGCAAGGCTTGCGAGCGGTGGACCAGAACCATTCAAGGTACAGGTCATAAAAGACGGAATCGGGGCGACTCCAGTCAACTTGATTGAATTCCCTATAGACGGTTCGACCTGGTCATTCTTCGACATCTACTTTTCAATTGATGGACCTTTTGAAACAACCGTGGTTTCATTTTCTGGTCCGACTGGTGGAGTGGCATTCCTGATCGACAATCTCTCTCTGGAGGAAAGTCCGACGCTTCTGGCCAATCCCGGATTCGAATCTGACATTGGATTGGTCGACTGGGTGGAGCGCGGAGGAACCACTCTGACCCAAATCACGAGCCCAGTATCCGAAGGAACCAAGGCATTGGAAGTCACGGGCCGGAACGCTGGCTTTGATGGTGTCAAGCAAGGCCTTTATAATGTTCTTTCCCAAGATAAGCTATACCGTGTGACAGGAGATCTACGCATGTCTGCGGGTGAATCTCCTGATGCCATCAAGGTGCAGTTGATTAAGAATGGGAATGGCGGCGCTCCGGTAACACTCGAAACAGTCAATGTCACGGATGCCGCGTATACACCTTTTTCGGCAAGTTTTTCCTTCGGGTCAGAGGTTACCTCTAATCTTGAATTGACTGTGGGAGGCCTCAGCTCAACCACCGCCAGTTTTATTCTGGATAATTTCTCAATTGCGGAGGAACCCCTGGATTTGCTTGTAAACGCTGATTTCGAGGACGGAACAAGTGGTTGGGCCAAGCGTGGATCTCCCACATTTACAGCAGTGACGAGCCCTGTTTCATCCGGACTTTTTGCGGTTCAACTCACCAATCGCACTGCAGGGTTTCATAGCATTGCGCAAGATATTACAGGCGTCACCTCACCCGGATTAACCTACAGGCTCTCAGGAGATCTTAGGATGAACGCGGGCGAGTCAACGGATTCTGTCAAGATCCAGCTAATCGTCAACGGGAACGGTGGTGCTCCAGTGAATATTGCAACTGTTGGGGCAGGGGATAGTGCATTCACTTCTTTCACGACGACATTTTCTGTTGATGCTTTTTCAACACTGCAATTATCGGTCGGCGCAGTAACAAGTGCCTCATTGGTTGAAGGCGTGGGGGTGCTGAAAGGTTTTACGGTAGATAACTTCTCTCTAGAGCTCGTTTCGACCCTGCTGGTTAATCCTGGCTTTGAATACCCGATTAATAGTCTAGCCGGCACTGGTTGGGATCCCCGTGGCATCACAGGATCTGAATTGATTCTCGTCACGAGCCCAATAACCGAAGGCGATAACGCCTTGCAGGTCATCAGTCGAACGGCCACCTTTCATGGTGTCTTGCAAAACCTCCTTGGTACCCTTCAAGCCGATACCAATTACAGGATCAGTGGGGATGTTCGTCTCGTCGGTTCCTCTTCAGACGCTGTTCAAGTTCAGCTGATAAAGGACATTGGCGCAGGAAACATTTTCCAAACCATTGCTTCAACAACCGCCACCGACACAGGTTGGTCTAGCTTTTCAAACACTTTTTCATTCAGTGACACTGGCCTGACCAAACTCGATCTGTCCATCCACGGACCTGCTGCAGGGGTAGACTTGATTATCGATAATGTAGTGCTTGAGAGAGTGCCTGAACTCGTGAATCCAAGTTTTGAAACGGCCCCGGTTGTAGCCGACGGGATTGGCTGGGAGCAGCGCGGCAGCAGCGTAACCCTTTCACAGGTAAGTTCTCCAACGCCTGATGACGGGAGCTTTGCGATTCTTGTTGCGGGGCGTACACCTGGTGAAGCATTCAATGGCGTAAAGCAGAGTCTTCTTCCCATAACAAAACCCAATACGCTTTATCGGATTTCCGGAAAAGTCCAGATGGGGGCAGGAGAAGCCGATGACCTGATCCGCGTACAATTGATCAAGGACGACGGGAGTGGACAGGTTCTTGATACGCTTTACACGTTCAGTACGGCCACATCAGGTTCATGGCAGGAATTCATTGCCCTATTTTCCTATCCGGAAACTGGTCTGTCTATTCTTGATTTATCGATACATGGTCCAGCCAATGTTTCGGTGCCGGACAGCCCGAATCTGGCTACTTTTCTTGTGGACAATTGTGTCCTTGAGGAAGTCACACCTGCCTTTCCAATAGAAAATCCAAGTTTTGAAGATGTTGTTGTTCCAGCCACTGGGTCCAACCCGGGATGGAGCAACCGTGGAGGAACGGTCACCTTGACCCAAGTTGCTTCCCCAACCCCCACCAATGGGTCAAGCGCCCTGCAGGTTGGTGGTCGCACAGCCACCTTCAATGGTATCAAGTACGCCAACCTTAATTTGGACCCTGGAATGACTTACCAGATTACCGGTGATGTCAGGATGGCCACCGGAGAAAGTGCAGACACCATCGCCATACAGGGCATCGGCACAGAAGAAGACGGCGTATCCTATTTCGGGGCGAACACGCTTGTTTCAGTTTCCGATGCTGAATGGACAAGTTTCTCGAAGGTCTTCACCGTACCCACGAATTTGCACCTGTTTGAAATTTCCATTCACGGTCCCGCAATTGGCGCTGATTTCATCGTCGACAATATTAACCTTTTTGTGGCGAGCACAACCTATGATAGTTTTGCCGGTTTCATAGCTGAAGATCCGCTGTTTCCGTATACTTCTGAAACCGCTATCTTGAATTTCGCCGGTCCTGGCTACGACTTCGATAAAGATGGTTTGTCCAACTTCTTCGAATATGTGTTCGGATATGATCCCCTCGTTGCGGACGCTCCCGGCGGAGTGAATTCCTTCCTGGTGGATAACAGTTTCACTGTGGGGACCAATCGCATCCTCTCTTGGACAATACCTGTTCGTGACGGCATCACTGACCTGTTTGCCGACATTGAACAATCCTCGGATTTGTCCGGTTGGGGTCCTGTTACAGAAATCCCAGTGATTATAGAAGGAGCAGCCAATAACGGAATCATTGAAACGACCGTTGAGGCAACCCTGATTGGGCCACATCCTGACAAGGAATTTTACCGGTTCAATGTTGATCAAGCCCCATGA
- a CDS encoding sulfatase-like hydrolase/transferase — protein MPRIKFVLNRFLNQWKWICLAVLFSGLTHSSANLLVNPSFESPVSPGDGNGWDRRGPTTITLTQVSNPVVQGASALEVDGRTSAVWNGIRQDLTSILTPGRLYRIKGHVRMAQGEAPDTIRIKLLTTTGGVEKLLVELSAVTDSEYVEFSADFEFAEEDTYLSVNGPAVNAAFLLDYFTLTELPNILVNPGFEDTINPTDGSGWDRRGDATLSQPASPVVTGASSVLVESRTQTWNGIQQDLLGILLPSTTYRITGHVRLATGETDTNIQIQLLKNDGSGNTFTQLTTVASTDSEYRDFSAEFSFTETSLTDLKLAINSPSGGSLASFYLDSFNLIEPNPVVPLDSLAPDTFVFRSSGSSAGSGAWTLDGPGYIGSFLNNLGSEDSEVTLSLDVTGIDYLAVSPVLEVFTGVTREQRTVSGAATENYTFTLPPGVHTLRLSLMNPELGPARSITLNSITVSGIDVVFDNVESHTLQAAENSFEYYRKNAFSLILHDADGQRLVPGTPVTITPLETSLNFGVGVKGWNSSAGQAAKRDWVDPTHPDYADLQPIRDFLAQNFNTIVTNNAGKWAPVENVRDLLDYDVLDLIQGFASTNNLRLRMHALAWAKSGGNPGWAVDLMDEGIGGNVASANALRSEISERITDYITGRATDWIEMDGINEGWHVDGLLQLYGYAGVADIYEEAYDELRLIGSTTPIYFNEYGTFSSTANDYASWFVDHIQNVLANIPESKRLDGFGIGHQSYVSNKPGQNSFLDPIVYYKVLQNTASMGLPLSITEFGVKQEPAPVPTYMESAELLRQAMTIALGNDRVNSFLVWNFLEGEMFTNATAAPMLLDDGNFNYTLTDFGRAWQHMTGRVDHSSLFPGYPVFMETLEETVGADGMVQVRGIPGKYRISGDNFQYDVDLDQAGEFVVNGPPVRNVLMIIVDDLKPTIGAFGDPIAVTPRMDQLADQGVIFSNAHCQMAICGPSRASVLTGLRPDSTGVFDLNTLVRDVNPEIVTLPQHFSDHGYTTHGISKIFHGTNSAGQDVALSWNDGWEAHGVTKKFYEPGKSEFEDALRSSGNGSVAGRVSSTDRGIVSADTDYGDGMAAQKGVDKIAEYAPEFINNGTPFFLTVGFQKPHLPFNAPDQYWALYDGVDFGMGSYNALFDYPVGAPTYARPFSGEPGSYEVQGQIPDETYGAGWPAGDEGVVLAPDASEATRLVHGYYACASFIDAQIGRLLDELEAQGIADDTIVVLWSDHGFHLGDHGAFWAKHSNYEQSTRSVLMVKAPGVTEAGGVVTSPVELVDIFPTLCQLTGLAYPVQPNVGPLEGNGLEPVLRDSNRPWRKAAFSQYHRNPGSLYMGYSMRTDQYRLTSWFPRGSLIDASTTGSTPVDEEFYDYGNAPDEPVNLIGDSAYALQVAAFRPVMEGARWEDSIIAQYVGDPVQVTPIANWKSVYFPLGTESALLADNLDYDGDGLPTSVEYFLGLSPVVWDDKPLSFGASNGGGSLEITLGYPSPVIRPDYTGYPEKSFDLSTWSTSGLTINNNTETGRTDATLNTTEAKGFIRLNVQANP, from the coding sequence ATGCCACGTATAAAATTTGTCCTGAATCGATTTTTGAACCAATGGAAATGGATCTGCCTTGCGGTGCTGTTTTCTGGTCTTACCCATTCCTCAGCGAACCTTCTGGTCAATCCCAGTTTTGAGTCGCCTGTTTCTCCAGGTGATGGAAATGGTTGGGACCGAAGGGGTCCAACGACCATTACGCTCACGCAGGTCAGCAATCCGGTTGTTCAAGGAGCCTCTGCCTTGGAAGTTGACGGACGAACCTCAGCTGTTTGGAACGGCATACGCCAAGACCTGACAAGTATCCTGACACCAGGAAGACTTTACCGCATCAAGGGCCATGTTCGCATGGCTCAGGGTGAGGCTCCTGATACCATTCGGATTAAGTTGCTGACTACAACGGGTGGAGTTGAGAAATTACTGGTGGAATTATCCGCGGTTACTGACTCCGAATATGTGGAATTCAGTGCAGATTTTGAGTTTGCGGAAGAAGATACCTACCTCTCGGTCAACGGACCGGCTGTTAATGCGGCCTTTCTACTGGATTACTTCACTCTGACCGAGCTTCCCAATATTCTCGTTAACCCTGGATTTGAGGATACGATTAATCCCACCGACGGAAGCGGTTGGGACAGGAGAGGTGATGCAACTTTGTCTCAGCCAGCAAGCCCAGTTGTTACAGGCGCAAGCTCTGTGTTGGTCGAATCCAGAACCCAAACTTGGAACGGAATCCAACAGGATCTGCTGGGAATCTTACTCCCAAGTACAACCTATCGAATAACCGGGCACGTGAGACTTGCTACAGGAGAAACAGATACCAACATACAGATTCAATTACTCAAGAATGATGGTTCTGGAAACACTTTCACCCAGCTCACGACTGTTGCCTCAACCGATTCCGAGTATCGTGATTTTTCAGCTGAGTTCTCCTTTACAGAGACAAGCCTTACGGATCTCAAGTTGGCCATTAATTCCCCCAGCGGCGGGTCACTCGCTTCCTTCTATCTGGACAGCTTTAACCTTATCGAACCCAATCCAGTTGTACCGTTAGATTCACTTGCACCGGATACCTTTGTCTTCCGATCAAGTGGCAGTTCAGCGGGCTCGGGAGCTTGGACGCTGGATGGCCCCGGATACATCGGCAGCTTCCTGAATAATCTCGGCTCTGAGGATTCAGAAGTCACCCTGAGTCTGGATGTTACAGGCATTGATTACCTTGCGGTCTCACCCGTGCTTGAAGTATTCACTGGGGTCACCAGAGAGCAAAGGACCGTCTCTGGAGCTGCAACAGAGAATTACACTTTTACTCTGCCTCCAGGAGTCCACACCCTTCGTTTAAGCCTCATGAATCCAGAATTGGGACCGGCCCGTTCCATCACCCTGAATTCAATTACGGTATCTGGTATTGATGTGGTTTTTGACAATGTTGAGAGCCACACCCTGCAAGCTGCGGAGAACAGTTTTGAGTACTACCGCAAGAACGCTTTTTCCCTGATACTGCATGATGCAGATGGACAGCGTCTCGTTCCGGGAACTCCGGTCACAATTACCCCCTTGGAAACCAGCCTTAATTTTGGCGTGGGTGTGAAGGGCTGGAACAGTAGTGCCGGGCAGGCCGCCAAACGCGATTGGGTAGATCCAACACATCCCGATTATGCAGACCTGCAACCCATCCGGGATTTTCTTGCCCAAAATTTCAACACCATCGTGACAAACAATGCAGGCAAGTGGGCGCCAGTTGAAAATGTCCGGGATCTGCTCGATTACGACGTACTTGACCTGATCCAAGGCTTTGCATCCACAAACAACTTGAGACTGCGCATGCACGCGCTCGCCTGGGCTAAATCCGGGGGGAACCCGGGGTGGGCTGTTGATTTGATGGATGAAGGCATTGGCGGGAATGTTGCCTCAGCAAACGCTCTTCGTAGCGAAATTTCCGAGCGCATCACCGACTACATTACCGGTCGCGCGACTGATTGGATAGAAATGGATGGCATCAACGAGGGTTGGCACGTTGATGGCCTGCTTCAACTTTATGGCTACGCTGGTGTGGCCGATATTTATGAGGAAGCCTATGATGAGTTGCGACTAATCGGCTCAACCACGCCCATATATTTCAATGAGTACGGAACTTTCAGTTCCACTGCGAACGACTACGCCAGTTGGTTTGTCGATCATATCCAGAATGTTTTGGCGAACATTCCGGAGAGCAAGCGATTGGACGGTTTTGGGATTGGACATCAATCGTATGTCTCCAACAAACCGGGCCAGAATTCCTTTCTCGATCCAATAGTGTATTACAAGGTCCTTCAAAACACGGCCTCAATGGGCCTTCCCCTTTCAATCACTGAATTTGGAGTCAAGCAGGAGCCCGCTCCAGTCCCGACATATATGGAAAGCGCGGAACTCTTGCGACAGGCAATGACCATCGCTCTCGGGAATGACCGCGTGAATTCCTTCCTTGTCTGGAATTTCCTTGAAGGAGAAATGTTCACAAATGCAACAGCGGCCCCAATGTTGCTGGATGACGGAAATTTCAATTACACTTTGACAGATTTTGGACGGGCCTGGCAGCACATGACCGGCAGAGTCGATCATAGCAGCCTTTTTCCCGGTTACCCGGTCTTTATGGAAACGCTGGAAGAAACCGTCGGGGCCGATGGCATGGTTCAGGTGAGGGGAATTCCCGGTAAGTATCGAATTTCCGGTGACAACTTCCAATATGATGTCGATCTTGACCAGGCAGGGGAGTTTGTTGTCAACGGACCGCCCGTACGCAATGTTCTGATGATCATTGTTGACGACTTGAAGCCGACCATTGGTGCCTTTGGAGACCCGATTGCCGTGACACCCCGGATGGACCAATTGGCTGACCAAGGGGTGATCTTTTCCAACGCACATTGCCAGATGGCTATATGTGGACCCTCAAGGGCATCGGTTCTGACGGGATTACGCCCGGACTCAACAGGTGTCTTTGACTTGAACACTCTGGTCCGCGACGTGAACCCGGAAATCGTTACTTTGCCGCAACATTTTTCCGACCACGGCTACACAACCCATGGCATTTCCAAAATCTTCCATGGAACAAATTCTGCCGGACAGGATGTTGCGCTGTCATGGAATGATGGTTGGGAAGCTCATGGAGTGACCAAGAAATTTTATGAACCCGGAAAATCTGAATTTGAGGATGCATTGAGGTCGAGCGGCAACGGTTCGGTTGCGGGGAGGGTTTCTTCGACCGACCGGGGAATTGTCAGCGCAGACACTGATTATGGTGACGGGATGGCTGCCCAGAAGGGCGTGGATAAAATTGCTGAATACGCTCCGGAATTCATCAATAATGGAACGCCTTTCTTCCTGACGGTTGGTTTCCAGAAACCACACCTGCCCTTTAATGCCCCGGATCAATATTGGGCACTTTATGACGGGGTAGACTTTGGTATGGGTTCCTACAACGCTCTCTTTGATTATCCGGTCGGCGCACCCACCTACGCCCGTCCGTTCAGTGGAGAACCCGGATCATATGAAGTGCAGGGTCAAATCCCAGATGAAACATACGGCGCAGGATGGCCTGCAGGTGATGAGGGAGTAGTATTAGCCCCGGATGCCTCGGAAGCTACACGACTGGTGCACGGCTACTACGCTTGTGCCAGTTTCATTGATGCACAAATTGGAAGACTCCTGGATGAGCTGGAGGCCCAAGGGATTGCTGATGACACCATTGTCGTGCTTTGGAGTGACCACGGTTTTCACCTTGGGGATCACGGTGCCTTCTGGGCCAAGCACAGTAACTATGAGCAATCCACCCGCAGCGTCCTGATGGTGAAAGCGCCTGGGGTAACTGAGGCGGGTGGGGTTGTCACTTCGCCTGTCGAACTGGTCGATATCTTCCCCACACTCTGTCAGTTAACTGGACTTGCTTATCCTGTTCAACCGAATGTCGGACCACTCGAAGGGAATGGGCTTGAGCCAGTTTTGCGTGACAGCAATCGACCCTGGCGCAAGGCGGCTTTCAGCCAGTATCACCGGAATCCCGGTTCGCTCTACATGGGTTATTCCATGAGGACTGACCAGTACCGGCTGACCTCGTGGTTCCCTCGTGGTTCCCTCATTGACGCGAGTACCACAGGGTCTACTCCAGTAGATGAGGAGTTCTATGATTATGGCAACGCCCCGGACGAGCCAGTCAACTTGATTGGCGATTCAGCTTATGCTCTGCAAGTCGCTGCTTTCAGGCCAGTCATGGAGGGTGCCCGGTGGGAGGATTCCATCATTGCCCAGTATGTCGGTGATCCAGTTCAAGTTACTCCGATCGCAAATTGGAAATCTGTCTATTTTCCATTGGGAACAGAGTCGGCCCTATTGGCGGACAATTTGGATTATGACGGAGATGGTCTACCAACATCCGTTGAATACTTCCTCGGCTTGTCTCCAGTGGTATGGGATGACAAACCTTTATCGTTTGGGGCGAGCAATGGAGGCGGCTCTCTGGAAATTACACTTGGTTATCCATCTCCAGTGATTCGGCCAGACTATACAGGCTACCCTGAGAAGAGTTTTGATTTGTCGACCTGGTCCACAAGCGGATTAACCATAAACAACAATACTGAAACCGGACGGACGGATGCCACGCTTAACACCACGGAAGCCAAGGGGTTTATCCGGTTGAATGTTCAGGCGAATCCTTGA
- a CDS encoding LacI family DNA-binding transcriptional regulator, producing the protein MRKSNSKRTTIKDVAEAAGVSTAAVSQALRPKENSNIKLQETKIQLIRETAKKLNYRPHTGARSIRSQRFGSIGYFSSKSLNLVYTPYGYQHGVHDALEESDFRLTLIRVSAGVDQASEEIPKAFSEFHLDGLIVESYSELASKLHDLYADRDFPFLYLNDRHEFDSVFVGEIEASKVLTNHVISKGYRKIAFAHRYIKGEPVIEKMHHSALDRETGYRQTMSANGLNPTVVTVESPAVLGREVNLTDEQWEQLKEFDAIIAYDDDFANCIARKCYDKGIRIPDDIGLAGFNGDYASLSSWRALTTMQIPAYEMGLTLGRMAVNRIKGDAGKLPSVRFVPSLIQGNTI; encoded by the coding sequence ATGAGAAAATCCAATTCAAAAAGGACGACCATCAAGGATGTGGCTGAAGCTGCGGGTGTGAGTACCGCGGCAGTTTCCCAAGCGCTGCGGCCCAAGGAAAACTCCAATATAAAGCTTCAGGAGACCAAGATCCAATTAATCCGGGAAACAGCAAAAAAACTCAATTACAGGCCACATACGGGCGCCCGCTCCATTCGCTCACAACGTTTTGGCTCAATTGGGTACTTTTCTTCCAAGTCACTTAACCTTGTCTACACTCCATACGGATATCAGCACGGTGTACATGATGCCCTGGAAGAGAGTGATTTCCGGCTCACCCTCATTCGCGTCTCTGCAGGGGTGGACCAGGCAAGCGAGGAAATCCCCAAGGCCTTTAGTGAATTTCACCTCGATGGCCTGATCGTTGAAAGCTATAGTGAGTTGGCGTCGAAACTCCACGACCTGTATGCCGACAGGGACTTTCCCTTTCTTTACCTGAATGATCGACACGAATTTGATTCAGTCTTTGTCGGGGAAATTGAAGCTTCAAAGGTTCTAACAAACCATGTTATCTCAAAGGGTTATAGAAAAATCGCTTTTGCCCACCGTTACATCAAGGGGGAACCGGTAATTGAGAAAATGCACCACAGCGCCCTCGATCGGGAAACTGGATACCGGCAGACCATGTCTGCAAATGGACTGAACCCGACAGTTGTTACGGTTGAATCACCTGCTGTGCTTGGAAGGGAAGTTAACCTGACTGATGAGCAGTGGGAACAGCTTAAAGAATTCGATGCGATTATCGCCTATGATGACGACTTTGCCAATTGTATTGCCCGCAAGTGCTATGATAAAGGCATTCGGATACCAGACGATATTGGTCTCGCAGGGTTTAATGGTGATTATGCTTCCCTTTCCTCTTGGCGCGCCTTGACCACAATGCAGATTCCCGCTTACGAAATGGGTCTGACGCTCGGTCGAATGGCCGTCAACCGGATCAAGGGGGATGCTGGTAAGCTACCAAGCGTAAGATTTGTTCCCTCGCTGATCCAGGGGAATACCATCTGA